One genomic segment of Paraburkholderia caffeinilytica includes these proteins:
- the phaZ gene encoding poly(3-hydroxyalkanoate) depolymerase: MTDLQTGAECVDAMQIQTIDLDGQLLRVAVRRGSDASPPLLLFNGIGANLELVEPFVTALDDVTVIVFDVPGVGGSPVPLIPYRFSTLAVLSDKLLTRLGYTGPVDVLGVSWGGALAQQFAHLYPRRCRRLVLAATSPGVIMVPARLSVLSKLIGPRRYTDPAYLRQIGAEIYGGAYRHDSALLAEHSRHIQAPRGRGYLYQLLAASGWTSLPWLGALRQTTLVMHGNDDPIVPLTNAKILAARIRDATLHVVDDGHLFLITRAGEVAPVVKRFLRQEAR, encoded by the coding sequence ATGACCGACTTACAAACAGGCGCGGAATGCGTCGACGCCATGCAAATTCAAACGATCGATCTGGACGGCCAGTTGCTGCGCGTCGCTGTCCGGCGTGGTAGCGACGCCTCGCCGCCGTTGCTGCTGTTCAACGGCATCGGCGCCAATCTCGAACTGGTCGAGCCGTTCGTGACGGCACTGGATGACGTCACAGTCATCGTTTTCGACGTCCCCGGTGTAGGCGGCTCGCCCGTCCCCTTGATCCCGTATCGGTTCTCGACGCTTGCCGTCCTGTCCGACAAGCTCCTGACGCGGCTCGGCTACACCGGTCCAGTCGATGTACTCGGCGTATCGTGGGGCGGGGCGCTGGCCCAGCAGTTCGCGCACCTTTACCCCAGGCGCTGCCGCAGGCTAGTACTCGCCGCCACGTCGCCAGGTGTGATCATGGTGCCCGCGCGGCTGTCGGTGCTTTCAAAACTGATCGGGCCGCGACGCTATACCGATCCGGCCTACCTGCGGCAAATCGGGGCGGAGATATACGGCGGCGCGTACCGCCACGATTCCGCGCTGCTCGCGGAACACAGCCGCCATATCCAGGCGCCGCGCGGCCGAGGCTATCTCTACCAACTACTGGCCGCATCGGGATGGACCAGCCTGCCCTGGCTGGGCGCGCTTCGGCAAACGACGCTCGTCATGCATGGCAACGACGACCCGATCGTCCCGCTCACGAACGCAAAGATTCTTGCGGCAAGGATTCGCGATGCAACCCTGCACGTGGTGGATGACGGGCATCTCTTTCTCATCACCCGGGCAGGTGAAGTCGCTCCGGTCGTGAAGCGGTTCCTGCGGCAGGAGGCGCGTTGA
- a CDS encoding LuxR C-terminal-related transcriptional regulator has protein sequence MHVINATKAATKAPPPNRPPLFLATKVFPPRLPAGLIDRPRLASLAAQTEMKRLTVIKAPAGFGKTSLALTWLNALGTSSARVAWLSLDADDDEPARYFNHLARALRQACGNVGASVIGLTAEASFVPANALASTLINELVDVDDEVYLFIDDYHLISEAPIHEAMSLFIANVPSQVHVVLCTRTDPPLPMGKLRARNELLEIDASTLRFNFDETRRFVEHECPGKLRTPDVKSLFTTTEGWAAALRISASALARNDRPTGWRAGAPSGASRPLADYLDEILHSLPAGMLEFMLRTAILDRLSAPLCEALTGLKSSQKMLDAIVARQLLLEPLDLEGHWFRYHRLMADYLRRHLEARYHEEITELHRRAWQWYAAQRQWTDAVRHAIAAGATGDAIRLMEHCAKSLLKAGDLLTLVGWQRQFPADLMRAQITVTLAIAWGTVLALRFDDAVSMLDSIERDATGKGVDADYVRWECVAIRSALVALQDDPQKALTLAQQYLERPSRDSWTTNAVSNVARFCHWKAGNLDALHATPWIPDSIEEDQRSVFSSVYRLCLLGHVEMQQLHFPLAERRFNEAMALAEQHSGPQSIAAALCAPMIAQLRYEQGRLDEAETLLVDLMPVIELAVFLDSVLICYRILVRIAVARSNFAHAHALLDRAQELGQARRWTRLVAAALSERTRLNLAEGRLTEAGACVAQLHRLAASDAGPSAPMLPEIENFRDLGAACLAIGRQQTHEAVEILSGALERLEHLHGTYLALRLRTLLALAWLNAGERDRALEIFHEVAAVAAPAGICQSIVDQGPEIGPLLKLARESARTTTAKGHETVAWLDRVLGSWRAQHEPNSEPRQEGERDRLSTRERGIVELIAQGQSNKEIARTLGITPETVKSHVKSIFTKLAVDKRAQAVARAQTLGLVKHG, from the coding sequence ATGCACGTGATAAACGCGACAAAAGCGGCGACCAAAGCGCCACCTCCGAACAGACCCCCTCTCTTCCTCGCGACGAAGGTTTTCCCGCCGCGCCTGCCCGCCGGCCTGATCGATCGCCCGCGCCTCGCCTCTCTTGCCGCGCAGACAGAAATGAAGCGCCTGACGGTGATCAAGGCCCCTGCCGGATTTGGCAAGACGTCGCTCGCGCTCACGTGGCTCAACGCGCTCGGAACGAGCAGCGCGCGGGTCGCCTGGCTATCGCTCGACGCCGACGATGACGAACCCGCCCGATACTTCAATCATCTCGCGCGCGCATTGCGGCAAGCCTGTGGCAATGTCGGCGCCTCAGTGATCGGCTTGACCGCCGAGGCGTCGTTCGTGCCGGCGAACGCGCTCGCGTCGACGCTGATTAACGAGCTTGTCGACGTCGACGACGAGGTCTACCTGTTCATCGACGACTACCACTTGATCAGCGAGGCGCCGATTCACGAAGCGATGTCGCTCTTCATCGCCAATGTGCCCTCGCAGGTTCACGTAGTGCTTTGCACGCGAACAGATCCCCCGCTTCCGATGGGAAAGCTGCGAGCCCGCAACGAGCTCCTGGAAATCGACGCGTCGACGTTGCGGTTCAACTTCGACGAGACGCGCCGTTTCGTCGAGCACGAATGCCCCGGCAAGCTCCGCACCCCGGACGTGAAGTCGCTGTTCACCACCACCGAAGGCTGGGCCGCCGCGCTGCGCATCTCCGCGTCGGCACTGGCCCGCAACGATCGCCCCACGGGCTGGCGGGCAGGCGCGCCGAGCGGCGCATCGAGGCCGCTTGCGGATTACCTCGACGAGATCCTTCACTCGTTGCCCGCCGGGATGCTCGAGTTCATGTTGCGCACGGCGATACTCGATCGTTTGAGTGCACCGCTTTGCGAGGCGCTCACCGGCCTGAAGTCCAGCCAGAAGATGCTGGACGCCATTGTTGCGCGCCAGTTGCTGCTGGAGCCGCTGGACCTGGAAGGACACTGGTTCCGCTATCACCGGCTTATGGCCGACTACCTCCGGCGTCACCTGGAAGCCCGCTACCACGAGGAAATCACCGAACTGCATCGGCGTGCGTGGCAATGGTATGCGGCGCAGCGCCAGTGGACCGATGCAGTCAGGCATGCCATTGCGGCCGGCGCAACCGGCGACGCCATTCGCCTCATGGAACACTGCGCCAAGTCGCTCCTCAAGGCAGGCGATCTGCTCACGCTGGTCGGCTGGCAGCGTCAATTCCCAGCCGACCTGATGCGGGCACAGATCACGGTCACGCTTGCGATCGCGTGGGGCACGGTGCTCGCCTTGCGTTTCGACGACGCGGTCTCGATGCTGGATTCGATCGAACGCGATGCCACCGGCAAGGGTGTCGACGCGGACTACGTCCGATGGGAATGCGTGGCCATTCGCTCGGCACTGGTCGCCTTGCAGGATGACCCGCAAAAGGCGCTCACCCTTGCGCAACAATATCTGGAGCGGCCGTCGCGCGATTCATGGACGACCAATGCGGTCTCGAACGTGGCGCGCTTCTGTCACTGGAAAGCGGGCAATCTCGACGCCCTGCACGCCACCCCCTGGATTCCCGACTCGATCGAGGAAGACCAGCGCAGCGTATTCTCCTCCGTCTATCGCCTTTGCCTGCTCGGTCATGTGGAAATGCAGCAACTGCACTTTCCGCTCGCGGAGCGCCGCTTCAACGAAGCGATGGCGCTCGCCGAGCAGCATTCGGGCCCGCAGTCGATAGCGGCGGCGCTGTGCGCCCCGATGATCGCCCAGTTGCGTTATGAGCAGGGCCGGCTGGACGAAGCCGAAACGCTGCTCGTCGACCTCATGCCGGTCATCGAACTGGCCGTATTTCTCGACAGCGTACTGATCTGCTATCGCATACTCGTTCGAATCGCCGTGGCGCGCTCCAATTTTGCACACGCGCATGCCCTGCTCGACCGCGCACAGGAGCTGGGTCAGGCACGCCGATGGACCCGGCTGGTGGCCGCCGCGCTGTCGGAACGAACCCGGCTGAACCTGGCGGAAGGCCGGCTTACCGAAGCAGGCGCGTGCGTGGCGCAGCTGCATCGGTTGGCCGCCTCCGACGCCGGGCCGTCCGCTCCGATGTTGCCGGAAATCGAGAACTTCAGGGATCTCGGCGCTGCGTGTCTGGCGATAGGCCGCCAGCAGACACATGAGGCGGTCGAGATATTGAGCGGTGCGCTTGAGCGTCTCGAACACCTCCACGGAACCTATCTCGCGCTGCGACTGCGGACTCTTCTCGCGCTGGCGTGGCTGAACGCCGGCGAACGCGACCGGGCGCTCGAGATATTCCACGAAGTTGCGGCGGTCGCGGCACCTGCCGGGATTTGCCAGTCGATCGTCGATCAAGGGCCTGAGATCGGCCCGCTGTTGAAGCTGGCGCGCGAGAGCGCCCGCACCACAACGGCCAAAGGGCACGAAACAGTCGCCTGGCTGGACCGTGTGCTGGGCAGCTGGCGAGCACAGCACGAACCCAACAGCGAGCCTCGGCAAGAAGGCGAGCGGGACCGCCTCAGCACACGGGAGCGCGGCATCGTCGAGTTGATCGCACAGGGACAATCGAACAAGGAAATTGCGCGGACGCTCGGGATAACACCTGAGACGGTCAAGTCCCACGTCAAGAGCATCTTTACGAAGCTCGCGGTCGACAAGCGTGCTCAAGCCGTCGCGCGCGCGCAGACGCTTGGATTGGTCAAGCATGGCTAG
- a CDS encoding electron transfer flavoprotein subunit beta/FixA family protein, whose protein sequence is MKVLVPVKRVVDANVRVRVKADGSAVDIANVKLSMNPFDEISVEEAVRLKEAGAASEVVVVSCGIQACQETLRTALATGADRGILVETDAELQPLAVAKLLKALVDKEQPQLVMLGKQAIDDDANQVGQMLAALLGWPQATFASKVSVEAGKATVTREIDGGLETLEVDLPAVVTADLRLNTPRYATLPNIMKAKKKPLDVVTPAALGVDIAPRLATLKLAEPAKREASMRVADAADLVAKLKNVAHVI, encoded by the coding sequence ATGAAAGTACTGGTTCCAGTCAAACGCGTCGTCGACGCGAATGTGAGAGTCCGCGTGAAAGCCGATGGCAGCGCCGTCGACATCGCGAATGTGAAGCTGTCGATGAACCCCTTCGACGAAATCAGCGTGGAAGAGGCCGTGCGTTTGAAGGAAGCCGGCGCGGCGTCGGAGGTGGTCGTCGTGTCCTGCGGGATACAGGCCTGCCAGGAGACGCTGCGCACGGCGCTGGCGACCGGCGCGGATCGCGGCATCCTCGTCGAGACCGACGCGGAGTTGCAGCCGCTCGCCGTGGCGAAGCTGCTCAAGGCGCTGGTGGACAAGGAGCAGCCGCAACTCGTGATGCTCGGCAAGCAGGCCATCGACGACGATGCGAACCAGGTCGGCCAGATGCTTGCGGCGCTGCTCGGCTGGCCGCAGGCGACCTTCGCCTCGAAGGTGAGCGTCGAAGCAGGCAAGGCGACCGTGACGCGCGAGATCGACGGCGGACTCGAGACGCTCGAGGTCGATCTGCCTGCCGTCGTGACGGCCGATCTCCGGCTCAACACCCCGCGCTATGCGACGCTGCCCAACATCATGAAGGCGAAGAAGAAGCCGCTCGACGTGGTGACGCCCGCCGCCCTCGGGGTCGACATCGCACCGCGGCTGGCGACGCTGAAGCTCGCGGAGCCGGCGAAACGCGAGGCGAGCATGCGCGTCGCCGACGCCGCGGACCTCGTGGCCAAACTGAAGAACGTCGCACACGTCATCTGA
- a CDS encoding electron transfer flavoprotein subunit alpha/FixB family protein → MSILVIAEHDNQTLKAATLNTVAAAARLGEDIDVLVAGSQCAAVAEQAARIAGVKRVRVADAPHYAHPLAENLAALITTVAADYSHVLAPATTTAKNAMPRVAALLDVAQISDIVAVESADTFVRPIYAGNVLATVRSADRVKVITVRTTAFAAAPAEGGAAAIEPLAPAAEIPGSRFVSQQLTRSGRPELTAAQRVISGGRGMGSGENFALLEDIANKLGAAVGASRAAVDAGFVPNDYQVGQTGKVIAPQLYIAVGISGAIQHLAGMKDSKVIVAINKDEEAPIFQVADYWIVGDLFKVLPELSGELDKLQQD, encoded by the coding sequence ATGTCCATACTCGTTATTGCAGAACACGACAACCAGACGCTGAAGGCGGCAACGCTGAACACGGTCGCCGCCGCTGCGCGTCTTGGCGAGGACATTGATGTTCTCGTCGCCGGATCGCAATGCGCCGCCGTGGCCGAACAGGCTGCACGCATCGCCGGCGTGAAGCGTGTGCGGGTTGCCGATGCGCCGCACTACGCCCATCCGCTGGCCGAGAACCTGGCCGCGCTGATCACGACGGTCGCGGCCGACTACAGCCACGTGCTGGCGCCCGCCACCACGACCGCGAAGAACGCGATGCCGCGCGTGGCCGCGCTGCTCGACGTCGCGCAGATTTCCGACATCGTTGCCGTCGAGTCCGCCGATACGTTCGTGCGCCCCATCTACGCGGGCAACGTGCTGGCGACGGTGCGAAGCGCCGACCGCGTCAAGGTCATTACCGTACGCACGACAGCCTTTGCCGCGGCGCCTGCCGAAGGCGGCGCGGCGGCGATCGAGCCGCTCGCGCCGGCCGCCGAAATTCCCGGCTCACGGTTCGTGAGCCAGCAACTGACCCGCTCCGGGCGCCCGGAGCTGACAGCCGCGCAACGCGTGATCTCGGGCGGCCGGGGCATGGGCTCCGGCGAGAACTTCGCACTGCTGGAGGACATCGCCAACAAGCTGGGCGCGGCGGTCGGCGCGTCACGCGCAGCCGTGGATGCCGGCTTCGTGCCGAACGATTATCAGGTGGGCCAGACCGGCAAGGTCATCGCGCCGCAACTCTATATCGCGGTCGGCATCTCCGGCGCGATCCAGCATCTGGCCGGCATGAAGGACTCGAAGGTGATCGTCGCGATCAACAAGGACGAGGAGGCGCCGATCTTTCAGGTCGCCGATTACTGGATCGTCGGCGATCTCTTCAAGGTTTTGCCGGAGTTGTCCGGTGAACTCGACAAACTGCAACAGGACTGA
- a CDS encoding phasin family protein yields the protein MTATNPSNIFSEYTKLITQFKLPGVDVAAILEARRKDIEALAEANMTALAGVQQLGQKQMDIARSAMTELQSLVTRLRTPGSESAAAAGEGVQKTLQKAFTDMQELADAAYRAQTDSIAVVTKRFAEHVEELKALVQPRK from the coding sequence ATGACCGCAACCAACCCCAGCAATATCTTCTCTGAATATACGAAGCTCATCACGCAGTTCAAGCTGCCGGGCGTCGATGTAGCCGCCATTCTCGAAGCGCGCCGCAAGGACATCGAGGCGCTCGCCGAGGCCAATATGACTGCGCTCGCCGGCGTTCAGCAACTCGGTCAGAAGCAGATGGACATCGCGCGTTCGGCGATGACTGAACTGCAATCGCTCGTTACCCGTCTGAGGACCCCCGGCAGCGAATCCGCTGCTGCGGCGGGAGAAGGAGTTCAAAAGACACTGCAAAAGGCCTTCACGGACATGCAGGAGCTGGCGGATGCGGCGTACCGGGCTCAAACCGACAGCATCGCTGTCGTCACGAAACGTTTTGCGGAGCATGTCGAGGAGCTCAAAGCGCTCGTGCAGCCCAGGAAGTGA
- a CDS encoding DUF445 domain-containing protein, with product MNSVTQGSGHAGRATLDPTRDEKLVRLKRMRTTATCLLAALIVLLVTCVAWQAAHPWLAWPRAFAEAGTVGAIADWYAVVALFRYPCGMPIPHTAIIPKNQQRIAESLGSFVEENFLTPEVIVGRLSGFNAAEALAGWLAVRENSAVIAEAVAGSLPRLLDDVDETDVEHFFDRIVVPRLRRFEVSRMAGQVLDVLTEGNRHQPLLDRGLSAVETWLSTNVDLIKAKFSEASKFTPAPLGTYIVNKFVESIVALIREVVANPAHELRRRFDVAVQDLSGNLRTSVVYRRFGRLLLRDCIRHLEDGRYYRALLDRVREHVLADLGSERSAVRDMIAGTFVAIGKGVASESSIQRKLNAWWLDIANLLVLRHRHQLSALITDVVKGWDAKEVSRKLEAEIGRDLQYIRINGTFVGGTVGVLIHACVLLFLW from the coding sequence TTGAATTCCGTAACGCAGGGAAGCGGACATGCCGGGCGCGCGACGCTTGATCCAACCAGGGACGAGAAGCTCGTCCGGCTGAAGCGCATGCGCACGACGGCGACCTGTCTGCTCGCGGCGCTGATCGTTCTCCTGGTCACGTGTGTGGCCTGGCAGGCCGCACACCCCTGGCTAGCGTGGCCACGCGCCTTCGCCGAGGCGGGGACGGTCGGTGCGATTGCGGACTGGTATGCCGTCGTCGCGTTGTTCCGCTACCCGTGCGGGATGCCGATCCCGCACACGGCCATCATTCCGAAGAATCAGCAGCGCATCGCCGAGAGTCTCGGCAGCTTCGTGGAAGAAAACTTCCTGACCCCCGAAGTCATCGTCGGGCGATTGAGTGGTTTCAATGCAGCAGAAGCGCTGGCGGGGTGGCTCGCAGTACGCGAAAACAGCGCGGTGATCGCGGAGGCGGTGGCCGGCTCGCTCCCCCGCTTGCTCGACGACGTGGACGAGACCGACGTCGAACATTTCTTCGATCGGATCGTGGTTCCGCGCTTGCGCAGGTTCGAGGTATCGCGCATGGCGGGCCAGGTTCTGGACGTCCTCACCGAAGGCAACCGCCATCAGCCTTTGCTCGATCGCGGACTGAGCGCCGTGGAAACGTGGTTGAGCACCAACGTGGACCTGATCAAGGCGAAGTTCAGCGAGGCGTCGAAATTCACGCCGGCGCCGCTGGGCACTTATATCGTCAACAAGTTTGTCGAAAGCATCGTCGCGCTCATCCGCGAGGTCGTGGCAAACCCGGCGCACGAGCTTCGGCGCCGGTTCGACGTGGCGGTGCAAGATCTGTCCGGCAACCTGCGGACCTCCGTGGTTTATCGCCGGTTTGGCCGGTTGTTGCTGCGCGACTGCATCCGGCATCTTGAAGACGGGCGTTACTATCGCGCCTTGCTCGATCGCGTCCGCGAGCACGTGCTTGCCGATCTCGGAAGCGAGCGCTCGGCGGTGCGCGACATGATCGCCGGCACCTTTGTCGCCATCGGCAAAGGCGTTGCGAGTGAATCCTCGATTCAGCGCAAGTTGAACGCGTGGTGGCTCGATATCGCAAACCTGCTCGTGCTGCGCCATCGCCATCAGTTGTCGGCGTTGATAACCGACGTCGTGAAAGGCTGGGACGCGAAGGAGGTGAGCCGCAAGCTCGAGGCCGAGATAGGCCGGGACCTGCAGTACATTCGAATCAACGGCACGTTTGTCGGGGGCACGGTGGGCGTCCTGATCCACGCATGCGTGTTGCTTTTCTTATGGTAG
- a CDS encoding acyl-CoA dehydrogenase C-terminal domain-containing protein has product MSTYIAPLRDMRFVMTELAGLDELSSLPGFEEVNPELAEAVLDEAAKLATEVLAPLNKSGDEQGARLTKDGVVAADGFAAAYRQFVESGWCGLSGDPEFGGQGLPELLHAATVEMWNSSNMAFALCPLLTAGATEALRQHGSEELKGRYLPNLVSGEWTGTMNLTEPQAGSDLAAVRTKAVPEGDHYRLYGQKIFITWGDHDMTGNVIHLVLARTPDAPEGVRGISLFVVPKFLLNADGSPGQRNDVHCVSLEHKLGIHASPTCVMSFGDQGGAIGYLVGQENKGLAHMFTMMNEARQKVGIQGLAMAERAYQQAREYAKERVQGRLAGGKSANAVAIIHHPDVRRMLMTMKSQIEAMRAFAYVMAADMDRAHRDADAGERARRQVRVDLLIPVLKAWCTELGVEIASLGVQVHGGMGYIEETGACQFLRDARIAPIYEGTTGIQAADLAGRKLASDQGAGMADLVAEIRETALALARSTDTQVVSVGTALAAGAQTLDEATAWMLHALATQPDAALASSVDYLMLAGYVCGGWQMGRAALVASVKSAANEDPDFHRTKLATARFYADKVLPKANALLETIRSGASSGASLPIEQF; this is encoded by the coding sequence ATGAGCACCTATATTGCACCGCTGCGCGACATGCGCTTCGTGATGACGGAACTGGCCGGTCTTGACGAGTTGTCTTCGCTGCCGGGCTTCGAGGAAGTGAATCCCGAGCTCGCCGAGGCTGTGCTCGACGAAGCGGCCAAACTCGCAACCGAAGTGCTGGCGCCGCTCAACAAGTCCGGCGACGAGCAGGGCGCGCGCCTGACGAAGGACGGCGTCGTGGCGGCGGACGGTTTCGCGGCAGCTTACCGGCAGTTCGTCGAGAGCGGCTGGTGCGGTCTGTCCGGCGACCCCGAGTTCGGTGGCCAGGGGCTGCCGGAGTTGCTGCATGCGGCGACGGTCGAGATGTGGAACTCGTCCAACATGGCGTTCGCATTGTGTCCGCTGTTGACGGCAGGAGCCACGGAGGCACTGCGGCAGCACGGCTCCGAAGAACTCAAGGGACGCTACTTGCCCAATCTCGTCAGCGGCGAGTGGACGGGCACCATGAACCTGACCGAGCCGCAAGCGGGCTCGGATCTCGCCGCCGTGCGCACGAAGGCGGTGCCTGAAGGCGACCACTATCGCCTCTACGGTCAGAAGATTTTCATCACATGGGGCGATCACGACATGACGGGCAACGTCATTCATCTCGTCCTCGCACGCACACCGGACGCGCCGGAGGGCGTGCGCGGCATATCGCTCTTCGTCGTGCCCAAGTTCCTGCTGAATGCCGACGGCTCTCCGGGACAACGCAACGACGTGCACTGCGTGTCTCTCGAACACAAGCTCGGTATTCACGCGAGTCCGACCTGCGTGATGAGCTTCGGCGATCAGGGTGGGGCGATCGGCTACCTGGTGGGCCAGGAGAACAAAGGTCTCGCACATATGTTCACGATGATGAACGAGGCGCGGCAGAAGGTGGGAATCCAGGGGCTCGCGATGGCGGAACGCGCTTACCAGCAGGCCCGCGAATACGCGAAGGAACGCGTCCAGGGCCGGCTCGCAGGCGGCAAATCGGCTAACGCCGTCGCCATCATCCATCACCCGGATGTGCGGCGCATGTTGATGACGATGAAATCGCAGATCGAAGCGATGCGTGCTTTCGCGTACGTGATGGCGGCGGACATGGACCGCGCGCATCGTGACGCCGACGCCGGTGAGCGCGCGCGTCGCCAGGTGCGTGTCGATCTGCTGATTCCCGTGTTGAAGGCGTGGTGCACGGAGTTGGGCGTCGAGATTGCGTCGCTGGGTGTGCAGGTGCACGGCGGGATGGGTTACATCGAAGAGACGGGCGCATGCCAGTTCCTGCGCGACGCTCGAATCGCGCCGATCTACGAAGGCACCACCGGCATCCAGGCGGCCGACCTGGCAGGCCGCAAGCTCGCGTCGGATCAGGGCGCGGGGATGGCCGATCTTGTCGCGGAGATACGTGAGACCGCATTGGCGCTCGCACGCAGCACGGATACGCAAGTGGTGTCTGTCGGCACAGCGCTCGCGGCCGGTGCACAGACGCTCGACGAGGCCACCGCCTGGATGCTGCACGCATTGGCGACCCAGCCTGACGCAGCGCTTGCCAGTTCCGTCGACTATCTGATGCTCGCCGGCTACGTGTGCGGCGGCTGGCAGATGGGGCGCGCCGCGCTCGTTGCATCGGTAAAAAGCGCGGCGAATGAGGACCCGGACTTTCATCGCACCAAGCTCGCCACGGCACGCTTCTATGCCGACAAGGTCTTGCCCAAAGCGAATGCGCTTCTGGAGACGATTCGCAGCGGCGCATCGAGCGGGGCGAGCCTGCCGATCGAGCAGTTCTGA
- a CDS encoding alpha/beta fold hydrolase, whose protein sequence is MLGPNPFVGLRPCDIAATVQQICAQAWRQPGLVMEQEAALARELFGLLSGSAESSPPKGDKRFADAAWQNNSLYRMTLQGYLAWRNALAGFVERSALDPANKERARFVMSLITDAASPTNTLLGNPAALKKVIDTGGASLLDGCNNIVMDLLKNHGMPAQVNKTAFEVGRNLGTSNGAVVFRNEVLELIQYAPTTQQVYSRPQLIVPPQINKFYIFDLSEGKSIVDYLVRNELQVFVVSWCNPTAAQSHWDLDTYVSALLEAIAAVREITGCDDVNLHGACSGAMTISALLGHLASRGDKTVNATTLMVAVLDNIADSQLGLFATPEAIAAAKQHSISRGVLAGEEMGRVFAWMRPNDLVWNYWVNNYLLGNAPPAFDVLYWNNDTTRLPAKLHGQLLDIFTQNLFSKPGALTVLGTPIDLSQVECDKYVVAGMTDHITPWKGVYKTATTFGGTTRFVLSSSGHIQSLINPPGNPKAKYYLNPELPANADAWLAGAKTEADSWWDNWRDWLVARSGDKRAAPASLGSERHPAGVKAPGTYVSEA, encoded by the coding sequence ATGCTGGGTCCCAACCCCTTTGTCGGCCTGCGGCCGTGCGATATCGCGGCAACCGTACAGCAGATTTGCGCCCAGGCATGGCGGCAACCCGGCTTGGTCATGGAGCAGGAAGCGGCGTTGGCTCGCGAGCTTTTCGGGCTGCTCTCGGGTAGCGCGGAATCGTCTCCGCCAAAGGGCGACAAACGTTTTGCCGATGCCGCGTGGCAGAACAATTCGCTATACCGCATGACGCTGCAAGGCTACCTCGCGTGGCGCAATGCCCTTGCGGGTTTCGTCGAGCGCTCAGCGCTGGATCCTGCCAACAAGGAGCGTGCGCGGTTTGTGATGTCGCTCATTACGGACGCTGCGTCTCCCACGAACACGCTGCTGGGCAATCCCGCGGCGCTCAAGAAAGTCATCGATACGGGCGGCGCCAGCCTGCTGGACGGTTGCAACAACATCGTGATGGACCTGCTCAAGAATCACGGCATGCCCGCGCAGGTCAACAAGACGGCTTTCGAGGTCGGCAGGAACCTCGGTACGTCAAATGGCGCCGTTGTTTTTCGCAACGAAGTGCTGGAACTGATCCAGTACGCGCCGACGACGCAGCAGGTCTACAGCCGGCCGCAACTGATCGTGCCGCCGCAGATCAACAAGTTCTACATCTTCGATCTGTCCGAGGGCAAGAGCATCGTCGACTATCTGGTCAGGAACGAGCTCCAGGTGTTTGTCGTCAGCTGGTGCAATCCGACCGCGGCTCAAAGTCACTGGGATCTGGATACGTACGTCAGTGCGCTGCTGGAAGCCATTGCGGCTGTGCGCGAGATCACCGGGTGCGACGACGTCAATCTGCACGGCGCCTGCTCCGGCGCGATGACGATCTCGGCTTTGCTGGGCCATCTCGCGAGCCGGGGCGATAAGACGGTCAACGCCACCACGCTGATGGTTGCCGTACTCGACAATATCGCCGACTCGCAACTCGGTCTCTTCGCAACGCCTGAGGCCATTGCAGCGGCCAAGCAGCACAGCATTTCGCGCGGGGTGCTGGCGGGCGAGGAAATGGGCCGCGTCTTCGCGTGGATGAGGCCCAACGATCTGGTATGGAACTACTGGGTCAACAATTACTTGCTGGGCAACGCACCGCCTGCTTTTGACGTTCTCTACTGGAACAACGACACGACCCGGCTCCCGGCGAAGCTGCACGGGCAATTGCTCGACATTTTCACGCAGAACCTGTTCAGCAAGCCGGGTGCGCTGACGGTGCTGGGCACGCCGATCGACCTGTCTCAGGTCGAGTGCGACAAGTATGTGGTGGCGGGTATGACGGACCACATTACGCCGTGGAAGGGGGTGTACAAAACCGCTACGACGTTTGGCGGCACTACCCGCTTCGTCCTGAGTTCAAGCGGTCACATCCAGAGTCTGATCAATCCACCCGGCAATCCGAAGGCGAAGTACTACCTCAATCCCGAGTTGCCCGCGAATGCCGATGCGTGGCTTGCCGGCGCAAAGACTGAAGCCGACTCGTGGTGGGACAACTGGAGAGACTGGCTGGTCGCTCGGTCCGGCGACAAGCGCGCAGCGCCGGCGTCCCTTGGCAGTGAACGGCACCCCGCCGGTGTGAAAGCACCCGGGACCTATGTTTCGGAAGCCTGA